From Alteromonas australica, one genomic window encodes:
- a CDS encoding VTT domain-containing protein: MVAKNNIFTPGENCWVSSEARYVTPLIDCANYYKALHNAISKAQHSIFIVGWDIDSRIRLLRGKDEENAEAPSVVSDLLAWKAEQNPDIKIYLLRWDSSLAFFAQREMWAKEVWEEKTPDNVETQLDDTIPMGGSQHQKIIVVDDELVFSGGMDISTNRWDTRDHPVQSEERQGPDGEYPPLHDVQMVSSGPVVKDFATLVRWRWERVADSEPIALREEADTGLTAAKPRTWPDDFPPEFENVSCALARTIPFMDEVEPAQEVRTMLLDLINQAESFIYIENQFTTRQEIAEALNKRLKACPNLHVILVSSYEPKGKFECEAFWASRIEFKAILEKGIDPKRIRLTYSSIEDMQGRKAYKRIHSKVMTVDDKYLVIGSSNLSNRSMTLDTEIDVVLHGNSEHNRQQILHVRNDLLAEHTGRKLEDMPALFDTDYPVDALMQGQIAHGYVLTEVRDEVFTNHSVKNVFRSLSDPEEPLISLPTLDGAALPARNPRRRSIMIMLGIAVIAILGGLMFWASQSISWLSSESINDFLEKSRGTYFALPTVLLVYVVGGILFFPVTVLSLAVAAIFGPIWGPIYGIMGALLSSAILFGIGKLSGNAGLRKIGGPKVEAVDEKLKKSGIVGVAAIRMLPIAPFSLVNLVAGISSIGIVQFLIGTFLGMFPPMIAKGLVGDSITQIFRNPSATSIGYLVAGIVLWGLMIWGSQKFARYYQERKQKTATDEKECAA; this comes from the coding sequence ATTGTGGCTAAAAATAATATATTCACCCCTGGTGAAAACTGTTGGGTCAGTAGCGAAGCACGCTATGTGACGCCGCTTATTGATTGCGCGAATTATTACAAGGCGCTTCATAATGCGATTTCCAAAGCCCAACACAGCATTTTTATTGTCGGCTGGGATATTGATAGCCGCATAAGGTTGCTAAGAGGTAAAGATGAAGAAAACGCAGAAGCACCAAGCGTAGTCAGTGATTTACTGGCCTGGAAAGCAGAACAAAATCCCGATATTAAAATATATTTATTGCGCTGGGATTCTTCCTTAGCATTTTTTGCGCAACGTGAAATGTGGGCCAAAGAAGTATGGGAAGAAAAGACACCCGATAATGTAGAAACCCAACTGGATGACACCATTCCTATGGGCGGTAGTCAGCACCAAAAAATAATTGTGGTGGATGACGAACTTGTATTCTCTGGCGGTATGGACATTTCAACCAATCGTTGGGATACCCGAGACCACCCCGTGCAGTCGGAAGAGCGTCAAGGCCCTGATGGCGAATATCCACCACTGCATGATGTACAAATGGTATCCAGTGGCCCTGTGGTAAAAGATTTCGCAACATTGGTGAGATGGCGCTGGGAGCGTGTTGCTGACAGCGAGCCTATCGCATTAAGAGAGGAAGCTGACACAGGTTTAACCGCGGCTAAACCTCGCACCTGGCCGGATGATTTTCCTCCAGAATTTGAAAATGTAAGCTGTGCATTGGCGCGTACTATCCCGTTTATGGATGAAGTTGAGCCCGCACAAGAAGTTCGCACGATGCTGCTTGATTTAATTAATCAGGCGGAGTCGTTTATATACATAGAAAACCAATTTACTACACGTCAGGAAATCGCTGAAGCGCTTAACAAACGGCTCAAGGCGTGCCCTAATTTGCATGTCATACTTGTAAGCTCCTATGAACCCAAAGGTAAATTTGAATGTGAGGCTTTTTGGGCCAGTCGAATCGAGTTTAAGGCTATTTTAGAGAAGGGTATTGACCCCAAACGTATTCGCCTCACCTACTCTTCTATTGAAGACATGCAGGGCCGAAAAGCCTACAAACGAATACATTCGAAAGTCATGACGGTTGATGATAAATATCTTGTTATAGGCTCGAGTAATCTAAGTAATCGCTCTATGACGTTAGATACAGAAATTGACGTTGTTTTGCATGGCAATAGTGAGCATAACCGACAGCAAATTTTACACGTACGAAACGATTTACTTGCAGAACATACCGGGCGAAAGCTGGAAGATATGCCAGCATTATTTGACACTGACTATCCAGTAGACGCGTTAATGCAAGGTCAGATTGCCCACGGTTATGTGCTTACTGAAGTGCGTGACGAAGTGTTTACCAATCATTCAGTGAAGAACGTATTCCGTTCACTGTCTGACCCAGAAGAACCGCTTATTTCCTTGCCTACTCTAGATGGGGCGGCGTTGCCGGCTCGTAACCCTCGCCGTCGCAGTATTATGATCATGCTAGGTATTGCCGTTATTGCCATTTTAGGCGGCCTAATGTTTTGGGCTAGTCAGTCTATTTCGTGGTTAAGTTCAGAGAGCATTAATGACTTTTTAGAAAAAAGTAGAGGCACCTATTTTGCTCTACCGACGGTACTGTTGGTGTACGTTGTGGGCGGCATTTTGTTTTTCCCTGTGACGGTATTATCTCTTGCAGTGGCGGCCATCTTCGGGCCTATATGGGGCCCTATCTACGGTATTATGGGCGCGCTATTGAGTTCGGCCATATTGTTCGGTATTGGCAAACTTTCAGGAAACGCTGGCCTACGAAAAATAGGCGGCCCAAAAGTGGAAGCAGTCGACGAGAAATTGAAAAAGAGCGGTATCGTGGGTGTTGCAGCCATTCGAATGCTACCTATTGCGCCATTTAGCTTAGTGAACTTAGTGGCGGGCATTTCTTCTATCGGTATTGTTCAATTTCTTATTGGAACCTTCTTAGGTATGTTCCCCCCCATGATAGCCAAAGGCTTAGTGGGCGACTCTATTACGCAAATTTTTAGAAACCCGTCTGCGACCTCTATCGGCTATCTTGTCGCGGGTATCGTTTTATGGGGGTTAATGATCTGGGGCTCGCAGAAATTTGCTCGCTATTACCAAGAGCGAAAACAGAAAACCGCCACGGATGAGAAAGAATGTGCCGCATAA
- a CDS encoding endonuclease/exonuclease/phosphatase family protein has protein sequence MCRIISYNIHSGIGRDKVQDYRRIGQFLAESGADVVLLQEMDTRPSERAIERDIHDICAGNAFKLVPSPAIQEASGWYGNAILTRFNVRKQETFDVSQEGRQPRNVQIVELQTEKGPIRVVNTHKGLKKLERRSQFAMLHEHLANRLKSDPVPLVLAGDFNEWQFFTRAFRGLDNLLNQQKVGATFPSQFPLFSLDRVWTSDDITVINCRKLRSKRTRVFSDHLPVQLDIRLPDKLAPRD, from the coding sequence ATGTGCCGCATAATTAGTTATAATATTCATAGCGGAATTGGGCGAGACAAGGTGCAAGACTACCGTCGAATTGGTCAATTCCTCGCGGAGTCAGGCGCTGACGTAGTGCTACTTCAAGAGATGGACACACGCCCTTCGGAACGGGCCATAGAGCGCGACATTCACGACATATGCGCTGGCAATGCTTTTAAACTGGTGCCGTCACCTGCGATTCAAGAAGCCAGCGGGTGGTATGGTAACGCCATACTCACTCGCTTCAATGTGCGTAAACAAGAGACCTTCGATGTCAGTCAGGAAGGGCGGCAACCTAGAAACGTGCAAATAGTAGAACTGCAAACAGAAAAAGGGCCTATCAGGGTAGTGAACACCCACAAAGGGTTAAAAAAACTAGAGCGCCGGTCTCAATTTGCCATGCTTCATGAGCACTTGGCCAATCGCTTAAAATCCGACCCTGTGCCCCTTGTGCTGGCGGGCGACTTTAACGAATGGCAATTCTTCACCCGCGCCTTTAGAGGCTTAGATAACTTACTAAACCAGCAAAAAGTAGGCGCAACCTTCCCTAGCCAGTTCCCTTTATTTTCTCTTGATAGGGTATGGACCAGCGACGATATTACGGTGATTAACTGTCGCAAGTTAAGGAGCAAAAGAACCCGCGTATTCTCCGACCACCTGCCCGTTCAGTTGGATATAAGGCTGCCCGATAAACTGGCACCCCGAGATTGA
- a CDS encoding LysR family transcriptional regulator has translation MNFKQLHYFLTTVKKGSIAAAARELDIAQPAISQQLASLEREMGGQLLTRSFSGVVLTPAGQVFLNHAIKLVDDFNLAKNELNGIFNRIDCVVKVAMLPSIGNVLSMPLIAEVKARHPKLTLDISTGPSYSVKSWLEEGNVDIALTYEQEVNPQFMTVEPLIREELHLVVSNAATNNEYQHLLSRDTISFWEISQFPLLSPSTKDALGRLIAHYERLTGVSLQHDRAYSGQLMTGLRQVMQGEGVMILPTSAVFHLQESGLVKLLKIVDPEMPRLVLAATNKTAPLNDATARMLSIIKQVVASEQKQHHWCGLLAFAQQAQSRGASLSGSLISN, from the coding sequence TTGAATTTTAAACAGCTTCACTATTTTCTCACTACGGTAAAAAAAGGAAGTATAGCTGCAGCAGCAAGGGAATTGGACATTGCACAACCGGCGATTAGCCAACAACTCGCCAGTTTAGAGCGAGAGATGGGAGGGCAACTTCTTACTCGCAGTTTTTCAGGAGTGGTATTAACCCCCGCGGGGCAAGTCTTTTTGAACCACGCTATAAAGTTGGTTGATGATTTTAATCTAGCGAAAAATGAGCTCAATGGCATCTTTAATCGCATTGATTGTGTGGTAAAAGTTGCCATGTTGCCTTCAATTGGGAACGTACTTTCCATGCCTTTAATCGCAGAAGTGAAAGCCCGACACCCCAAACTTACTTTGGATATTAGTACTGGCCCTTCTTATTCCGTCAAGAGTTGGCTGGAGGAAGGCAATGTAGATATTGCGCTTACTTACGAGCAGGAAGTTAACCCGCAATTTATGACGGTAGAGCCTCTCATTCGCGAAGAACTTCATCTCGTTGTTTCGAACGCGGCCACCAACAATGAATATCAGCATTTGCTTTCAAGAGACACTATCTCGTTTTGGGAAATTAGTCAGTTCCCGCTTTTATCACCCAGTACAAAAGACGCCTTAGGTAGGCTCATTGCGCACTATGAGCGCCTCACTGGAGTCAGTTTACAGCACGATCGCGCCTATTCAGGTCAGTTGATGACGGGATTGCGACAAGTTATGCAAGGTGAGGGGGTGATGATCTTGCCTACGTCGGCGGTGTTTCATTTGCAGGAATCAGGGTTAGTTAAGTTATTAAAAATTGTGGATCCGGAAATGCCAAGGTTGGTGCTCGCTGCTACCAATAAAACCGCGCCACTTAACGATGCTACCGCAAGAATGCTGTCTATCATTAAGCAGGTGGTGGCGAGTGAGCAAAAGCAACATCACTGGTGTGGTCTGCTTGCTTTCGCTCAGCAGGCTCAATCTCGGGGTGCCAGTTTATCGGGCAGCCTTATATCCAACTGA